The following are encoded together in the Candidatus Methylomirabilota bacterium genome:
- a CDS encoding ABC transporter ATP-binding protein has protein sequence MPLLEVRGLSKSFGGLSALKGVDLTVEKGTVHALIGPNGSGKTTLLNCVTGIIRPEAGAVLLRGTRLNDLRPHRRTRLGLGRTFQNIRLFGGMTVLDNVVVGTPWRLGDALRAAWAYPPFVMPASERTARRHAMELLARVGMDARAGMPATALPLADQRRVEIARALVGDPALLLLDEPAAGMTPAEKASLHRVIRGIAGAGGTVLLVEHDMPLVMEVSDRVTVMNFGEKIADGPPGAVRRDPRVIEAYLGEEP, from the coding sequence GTGCCGCTGCTAGAGGTCCGGGGGCTGTCGAAGTCGTTCGGCGGGCTGAGCGCCCTGAAGGGCGTTGATCTGACGGTGGAGAAGGGCACCGTGCATGCCCTGATCGGACCGAACGGCTCCGGCAAGACCACACTCCTCAACTGCGTCACCGGCATCATCCGGCCCGAGGCCGGCGCGGTGCTGCTTCGCGGCACGCGCCTGAACGACCTGCGACCACACCGCCGCACGCGGCTCGGCCTCGGGCGCACGTTCCAGAACATCCGCTTGTTCGGCGGCATGACGGTACTCGACAACGTCGTCGTGGGGACGCCGTGGCGTCTCGGGGACGCCTTGCGGGCAGCCTGGGCGTATCCCCCGTTCGTGATGCCGGCGTCCGAGCGCACCGCTCGGCGCCATGCCATGGAGTTGCTCGCCCGGGTGGGGATGGACGCGCGCGCCGGCATGCCGGCGACGGCCCTGCCCCTGGCCGACCAGCGCCGTGTCGAGATAGCGCGGGCCCTCGTCGGCGACCCCGCCCTGCTCCTCCTCGACGAGCCCGCAGCCGGGATGACACCTGCCGAGAAGGCGAGCCTCCACCGAGTCATCCGTGGGATTGCCGGCGCCGGCGGGACTGTCCTCCTCGTCGAGCACGACATGCCGCTCGTGATGGAGGTTTCGGACAGGGTCACCGTGATGAACTTCGGCGAGAAGATCGCCGACGGTCCTCCCGGCGCGGTGCGCCGGGACCCACGCGTGATCGAGGCCTACCTGGGCGAGGAGCCCTGA
- a CDS encoding ABC transporter substrate-binding protein, translating into MTRRLPLIMVATAALATLLAAVPADAKLEGKAVKLGAIYSMTGKGAEWGEHSKVATEIAVEEINAAGGIGGIPVEIVITDTATEVGQAITLARRLILEDKVLAVLGPCFSSEFEALAPQLVRLKTIILSQCSAKPGLGKLSEWAFRNTLTSDKQLDPATRIWKERYKIKTAAILYDSADAVSAAEGSKVLPALFKKHGISVKETLTYQTKDIDFSAQLTKIKAAAPDGIALGACYQQAANIVRQARKLGLTQPFLAGACTGSPEFAEIVGKDGEGSIIGSAGWPDDPAPRMQSLMKKFVARAGKKSNYGGLRSYDNVYILKMVIERSSVTNRPGDLESDRARIREGLAKLDNYDGVVGPISFDEHGDGSGKPTVLVVKDGKFQKVEY; encoded by the coding sequence ATGACACGACGACTACCTCTCATCATGGTCGCCACCGCTGCGCTCGCCACCCTGCTCGCCGCCGTCCCGGCCGATGCGAAGCTGGAGGGCAAGGCGGTCAAGCTGGGTGCGATTTACTCCATGACGGGCAAGGGTGCCGAGTGGGGGGAGCATAGCAAGGTCGCTACGGAGATCGCCGTCGAGGAGATCAACGCCGCCGGCGGGATCGGGGGTATCCCCGTGGAGATCGTGATCACCGACACGGCCACCGAGGTCGGGCAGGCGATCACCCTGGCGCGCCGGCTGATCCTGGAAGACAAGGTCCTGGCTGTGCTCGGCCCCTGCTTCTCTTCCGAGTTCGAGGCGCTGGCGCCGCAGCTGGTCCGGCTCAAGACCATCATCCTCTCGCAGTGCTCGGCCAAGCCGGGACTCGGCAAGCTCTCGGAGTGGGCGTTCCGAAACACGCTGACGAGCGACAAGCAGCTCGACCCCGCCACGCGGATCTGGAAGGAGCGGTACAAGATCAAGACCGCCGCCATCCTCTACGACTCGGCGGACGCCGTCTCCGCCGCCGAGGGCTCGAAGGTCCTGCCCGCACTGTTCAAGAAGCACGGGATCTCCGTGAAGGAGACGCTGACCTACCAGACAAAGGACATCGACTTCAGCGCCCAGCTCACCAAGATCAAGGCGGCGGCCCCCGACGGCATCGCGCTCGGCGCCTGCTACCAGCAGGCGGCCAACATCGTGCGCCAGGCCCGCAAGCTCGGGCTGACCCAGCCCTTCCTGGCCGGAGCCTGCACGGGCTCGCCGGAGTTCGCCGAGATCGTGGGCAAGGACGGCGAGGGGAGCATCATCGGCTCGGCCGGCTGGCCCGACGACCCGGCGCCGCGCATGCAGTCGCTCATGAAGAAGTTCGTCGCCCGGGCGGGCAAGAAGTCCAATTACGGGGGCCTGCGCTCCTACGACAACGTCTACATCCTGAAGATGGTCATCGAGCGCAGCAGCGTGACGAACCGTCCCGGCGACCTCGAGTCCGACCGCGCCCGGATCCGGGAGGGGCTCGCCAAGCTCGACAATTACGACGGCGTCGTGGGTCCCATCAGTTTCGACGAGCACGGCGACGGCTCCGGCAAGCCCACGGTTCTGGTGGTGAAGGACGGGAAGTTCCAGAAGGTCGAGTACTGA
- a CDS encoding branched-chain amino acid ABC transporter permease — translation MLSPHVEDILIQLGINIVLALSLYFPFSAGQLSLGQGGFMAIGAYASSWLGVALGWPWPATFAAAALSAAVIGGLVGLPALRVRGIYLVLMTLGFGEIVRVFFLNFEPTGAAQGYRGMAFVTDLPLVAAIVVAVSVLAGRTAGSPLGRAFAAIGTDELAAEVIGIDVTRAKLVAFVVGAAVAGLAGALWAHYVLFIDPEEFGFHRSVMPFTFLVVGGMQTYWGPLVGATVLTVLPEYLRFLQEWRLAFLGGAMILVMIVRPQGLVDRRLIDALGRALRYLLPQPARGPAG, via the coding sequence ATGCTGAGCCCGCACGTCGAGGACATCCTCATCCAGCTCGGCATCAACATCGTGCTGGCCCTGTCGCTGTACTTCCCCTTCTCGGCCGGGCAGCTGTCGCTGGGGCAAGGAGGCTTCATGGCCATCGGCGCCTACGCCTCGTCGTGGCTCGGGGTCGCCCTCGGCTGGCCGTGGCCCGCCACGTTCGCCGCGGCAGCGCTGAGCGCCGCCGTGATCGGGGGCCTCGTGGGGCTCCCGGCCCTGCGCGTGCGAGGCATCTACCTGGTGCTGATGACCCTCGGCTTCGGCGAGATCGTCCGCGTGTTCTTCCTTAACTTCGAGCCCACGGGCGCCGCTCAGGGCTACCGTGGGATGGCCTTCGTGACGGACCTCCCGCTGGTGGCGGCGATCGTCGTCGCGGTCTCGGTACTCGCCGGGCGCACCGCTGGCTCGCCGCTCGGCCGGGCCTTCGCCGCCATCGGTACCGATGAACTCGCCGCCGAGGTGATCGGCATCGATGTCACGCGGGCCAAGCTCGTCGCGTTCGTGGTGGGCGCAGCAGTCGCGGGTCTGGCCGGCGCCCTGTGGGCCCACTACGTGCTCTTCATTGACCCGGAGGAGTTCGGCTTTCACCGCTCGGTGATGCCCTTCACGTTTCTCGTCGTGGGCGGCATGCAAACGTACTGGGGACCCCTGGTCGGCGCCACCGTCCTCACCGTGCTACCCGAGTATTTGAGGTTCCTGCAGGAGTGGCGGCTCGCCTTCCTCGGCGGCGCTATGATCCTCGTCATGATCGTGCGCCCACAAGGCCTGGTCGACCGGCGGCTGATCGACGCCCTCGGCCGGGCGCTGCGATACCTGCTTCCCCAGCCGGCGCGCGGGCCGGCCGGCTGA